The Cryptomeria japonica chromosome 6, Sugi_1.0, whole genome shotgun sequence genomic interval ACCAACAAGATTCATCTACTTCTAATCATTTCCTTTATAGATTCATCTACTTCATCAATAAATGATTTGTGAAACAGTCACAATTTAGATTTTCCCTCAACTAGAAAAATTGTCAATAAAACACTATAATGAACTTaactttttaataattattttcccTAACGAGCTTATTCATTAAATTCAATAATATTATGAATTCTCAAAATTATAGAAattgttattaaattttaatacaCAATTTTTTATCATATGAGATTACCCCTACCTTAACAAACTCctttaaaattaaatatcaaaattataatttttcaaaATCTTTTTTTTTCGAATCATACTTGTATAaattaaaatcaaaaaatcaaaaatctattttttaatcactaaaataattttattgtataCAACTAAAATCATAAAATCCTTTAAAAAACACGATATATTAATTTAAAGAATAAAAGCTTGCTTACTCAAATGTTTGGACACGAAATTATatataatacaaaaaaaattattataaagatTATTCCGTTAAAAAGTTCAAACTAACTCAATTCTTTGCATCAGATTTATATTCTTTTACTAATTACAAAAGTGCCAGAGGCCAACAATTCCAAAAAACATAATCACAATCATCTCTCACCTATCCTTAGCTTACCTGCACAATACCTTCCTGCAAGCTTGTTTCGTCAAGGCACAATTTAAAGTCATTAATTACATTAGCAAGAGCCTCACCGAATTTTGTCTCAGAATGTCCTTGAGAATTTCATCATCCTGAACATCATTTATTTGTGATCTAAGTTTATCATATTCTATTGTTTGCTTTTGCATGGAAGTATTTACTGAAAGTTCATCCAAACTGCCATCCCTTTCCAGTGACCTAAGTTCCAGTCAAGTGTCTGAATCATGTTCCAGTCAAGTGTCTGAATCATGGGTCTAAAACTTGGTGAGTACTCACAGGCCTTGCAGATACTTGCAAGCTTCTCAGCAGAAGACTCACTAGCACCTGTCAAATCTGATTGAGAAATTCGCCCAGCACAAAAGCCCAAAAGAAAACAGTTAAAACCCTAGATTTCTGACTTTTGTCGTCATTTTCACCTTCAGTAATTTGTCAAAGTTTTTGTCAAGATatttctgtaatcaattctaagtCAAATTTTTGGGCTCTCATTTTAGCCTATTCTGAGTTTTCGAACCATGAATCAAATAGAAAACTCAATACAAAGAAAGTGGCAATATTTTAAACTGGATATAAACAACCACTAATAAACACAACAATGTAGTTTCCAACATGCTCCAAATGATTAAAACTTCCTTTTTTTTCCAAGTTTTAAGTTTTGGAATTTATGACAACCAATAATACAAGAAACCATGACACAGATCTTTTATGCACTGGTAGTCAAATAACCATATAAAATGTTCTAGCCTCCACAACATGAAATACGAAATGTTGATTAATCAAGTTTTGCAAAAAGGCCAATACAAACTTGAATATGATGTTTTAATTTTGTGCTTTTGATACTAGGTGTCTTATTTGACAGACCTCCAACTTCTATAAATTTGGAATATAAAAAGTTAAAGCGTAGAATAATTTTTCGGTGCACCATTTAGCAATAACTGGGATGCTTCATTTGTCTTATTCGATACAATTATACATGTTTCTTTGGCTTGGGATAATATATAGCATAGCGAAATGAGTTCAACCAACAAAACAAGGAAACGAAAATGAAAAGAACATCAAGAAGTACATTTTTAGGCATATAGATCATGTAAAACTTTTGGCATGTTACTGCTGACACAAGATACGGGAAATATATTACAGGATTATACAGTTCTTCATGAATTAGTTACATAAACAATATTGGAAAAGACAAATGCATTAAATGCATTGACTTAAAAGGGCAAAATGGACACAATTGTCTACAAGCAAATGGCattccaaaataataaaaaaatgaaggaaaaaaatGGCCATGTACAGCATCTTGCTTGCAGCGGTATCAAACTGCTCTTACAAGTATCCAATCAGCCAATCAaaggaagatgaaatcattaggcaGAATCAAAACTGACTGTTCATCATCCACTGCTGCATTTGGTTGGCTCAACTCACAATAAGAGAATCAAGTCTTAATAACCAGACTTTGTAACTTATTAGTACTTTTATCTAGTTTTTTGGAAGTGCTGTGCCCACATTTCTGTTGGCCAGGTCACTTGTGTGACCATTCTCGTAACCAATGAATTCTTGTAGATACTTTGTTTTTAAGGCTCTACGTTTTTTTTCTCCATTAGGAACTTGTGAGTTTCTCTTTCCTTTACTAGGTAAAAGGGCCTTGGAAGGAGAAGGCAAATGCTTATAACTAAGGCCATCCATAATTTCTCCATCATCAATAATGATTTCAGCTGGATTCTGGTTCAATGTGCATATCTCGATATTACAAGACCTTTTGCTGACAAAGGCAGATTCTCTGTTTCCTTTTTTCAGGCTTGACTTTTTTGCTTTCATTGACTCTTCTGCTcgtctttgtttgagatttgttccTGAGATAGATAAGGCTTGGAGATGATGCCTATTCTGAGAGTATACATCCGCAGCAGCTGTATGATTTCTATTCAAGTGTACATTAGTAGGTGGTCGCCTATATGATCTGGGGCCTTTTGTAGGGCTTGGACCTTTGACAGACTCTGTAGTCTGGGACATTGGAGGAGGAATGGTAGAGAAATTTTGTAGATTGCCATTGTAGCCATTTGCacaattcaatccatttttctGCTGCATCATAAACAATGATGCATCTTGAAAAGGAATTTGTTTATTTGCAATTGGCAATTCCATAGCAACATCTGCTTTGTCAGGGACTGTGCAAGAAGAGCTAGCAGCTCCTGGGTGCCCATTTGACACCAGACAGACATGACTGAACTTTGGAACAGGAGGTATAGGTGTTTTAGAACTCTGAGTTTGCTGTTTCACACACATGCTATCTTGGATGGGTACAGGATTCTTAAACATCCTGTTTTCACAAGAAGCCCCAGTTGATGCACAGGTTATGGGATGAAACCAAGGGACATGCTTTTGTGAAGAAGCATGAAGTAGCTCTGAAAAAGTTCCATTATTTTTATTTTCTGGTATATTGTTTTGATCAATTCCACTATTACCTGGAACTGAAACACTTTGTCCCATCAGCCTCAGAACAGGCACAGAAGGAACAGAAACAGGGTAATTATTACCAAAGATTGGTCGTGCTTGGGCATTGACCTGCTGCAATAAAGCTGAGTTACTTTGTCCCACAAAATAAGCAGGAAAAGAAATTACCTCTCTTTTTCCAGAGGGAACTGAAATATCCTTTCCTTTATGATTTTGAAATGGAATATTACATTTTGGGCCAGAATCTAGATTGGAATTCCCACTTGTCGGAATTGGCATCACAGTCTGTGTGATATTTTGACTTGAGTCCATAGCTGAACTTACAACAGTAGAATGACGAGATGATTCAGAGTCTTCATGGAACTTCAAAACTACTGGCTTTCTGCATTCCAATGGTACACTAGTGTCTTTATTGTACAAAGTTTTCATTTGCATATGTTCACCATCTCTTGCCGCTGCCATTGGCACCTGCAAAAAGGCTGGTGACATGCCATTTGTACACAAAGTCCCCTCTTGACTGATAGCTACCTTTGAGTTCAAGCAATCAACAAAGGATGTAGGTGAATTACAAGTGACATTTGTTCCATTAAAAAAGGGCACAATAAAGTTTGAATGTTTTCCCCATGGATTGAACCACTGGGATGATTGCAATGTCTCTGAATGCTCTTTAAGAGAGTCAGATTTGATGGCTTCCGTATCTGAAAAAGATGACTGGCCTGTTGAAATCATCTGAGAAACATTGATTTGGTTATCCACTCCAGGCATGTTGCTGCTCATAAGAGTTCTTAAATAGACCTGCGGACTTACCTGATCAGTTTTTTTGGACTCTGCCAAACTCTTATGCCTAGCAGCTTTCTTCTTAGAATTTGTTCTTTCTTTCTGTGTAGGTTTATTGGCATGACTAACATCTGATTCCTTCACCTTAATCTTCACTCTCCTGTCATCCTTCTTGCTTTTGTGTTTCTTTGAAAGACATTCTGATAAATCTCGTTCACTTTGATTTTTAGCCATTAATTCAATAACATCCATAGGCACATCATCATCCACTTCAGAACACCTCTGATTCATCTGCCCATCTACATGATGAATGGAATTGTCCTGATGCAACTTATCCCCTGCCATCTGTACCAAGTCTGATGCTCCTTGCGGCATTTGAATAATATTAGAAATTGCTTCAAATTTCCTTGCATTTGAGGAATCCTGAAACAAAGAAATCATTTGGCAAAGAGTCATACTGTTATTTATACACTAAATAATCCCCATTTATTTGGTAAGAAAAATATGGCCGCTAGAAACTCTTAATAGATCAATATAAAAATAAGTTCTCTTAATGTGGCCTATAATTTCTTCATATGCATTATACTATATATCCCATCCTGATATcaccaaaagaaaaaatattttcttaaatgaAATGTTAGTATTCATTAACTAGGAGACAGGCATAGGTGATAAAATTTTCTAAACCCAAGAAGAGTTTGTGCTATGACCATCTTGGAAGGTGTTACAGGAATTACTTTAGTAAAGTACCATTTGATGTAATGTAGAAATACCTTCATTACAGGAAATTATTGAATTTCTTCCATCAGTcagatttttagattttcataataAAAGAAAAGCCTGGTAATTCATGGtgatctttagtcatgatttttcAGAGGAAACCTGTTATGAATTGATGTTATCAACAATATTGTTGCTAGTGTTGTATGTAATTGAACTATGTAGAAAACAGTAAAATAATCATAATCAATTCATCATGATTATCAAGCATTTATACAAGAATAGGCATCTACAGCACCATGCACAACAAATCCAACTTATACCCTAACACTACTTTATCCCACAAAAAAAACGAACATATAAGCAACTAATACATGCACACACAAATACCTTTCCTATTTAAGAAAATAAGGGATTTTGAAAACAACATGATTTTATAAGTTATTCACAGCACTTCTAAAAAAAAAAGTGGAGCAGTCACAGTAATTCTTTAATCTAACGTACAAAAAAAAACAGTGGAGCAGTCATGGTAATTCTTTAATCTAATGTACAAAATAATCTTGCAATCAGCAAATCAGTAACCAAGAGTTATTGTCACACAGTTAAACTTTTTATGGTTTGTTATTGGAAAAAAGTAAAGAATATTTTTTGCTGACAGTAATTTACTATTTAGTTTAGTTGAATAAACAAATTTTGACAAATATATTAGTAAATGAACATGTACTTGTAATACCTCTTACATGTGTCCATAAAAGTATCCAACTTATCATTTAAAAAAACTAATGAAAAAAAGCCAATTAATAGACCAAAAAGTGTGATTGGTAGTGTGCTAAAACTGATGTACATAATATATCAGTCTAGGTCAAACAATTTTTTGTTTCTGTAGTAGGTAATTACTATACcattatatttcattttcttttaagtGGTCCCAGTACAAAGGGCAAGCAATTTGTATAAGCAAACAAATATGGACTGCAGTTGAAATAAAAGACGACATGCACGATGATTCAGCTAAGTTGTGTTTCCTTCAGTAATCATAATCACATGCAAATCCTTGTTACTTACAAAATAATGGACTAGTTTGTAGTGTTATTGCATATAATGGGTAAAGAAAAGAATTCAAACACACCTTTAAAGCAAAGCTTGAGGAACCATCCAAAGATTGAGCTCTTTTtccttgttttttcttcatt includes:
- the LOC131064187 gene encoding uncharacterized protein LOC131064187 yields the protein MIVLKQHDVEGKTKDIEAYRHGLCWTIRDGKRLVDNKMETGDTKCQHFSIRGYVARTREVNGNICWPFPQHLLETRSKEEVNAALPSIEVPQYKWWNCRKCLDGINTSEILVEKTSTKNFCDSSLTCDGNCDPGRQIFGIQVATPNANLQEKCRENTLNDTKMAESATVDLKSNSVLSLSVHENEKDKIDRRLVTEETVEHCWNEGIAPLNLQEGKFETPNAKEEKISRAQCLSKSIGKADMSGKHCHNKHDRKKTCADMGQSVTQPVSSSLISEMDDVFVSKESKSNAFQNACHSSNSWEFFSRNKNIFEQISKKVRETGTMPATSQLLSLGSETCDADHPRVKTNKLENIGTAPPVSLSSDKNVQPGQQTLTYENNKEAISEEEIKSLTVQTVESSVKERDPSLGATDEENDVPHTSKIGISGIEDSDRSNITEGKECVDLPMNQGSVDKCNVLLAKENENLKVSESRSKKKSQKKRSIADIIASDSMALDICNKEKEESKLVDTVVENICGPGYHDQSLVPVDSMIAPKDAAKTSPKSQVETTSKAEVNLDADINNVKRKKRQPENFKMKKKQGKRAQSLDGSSSFALKDSSNARKFEAISNIIQMPQGASDLVQMAGDKLHQDNSIHHVDGQMNQRCSEVDDDVPMDVIELMAKNQSERDLSECLSKKHKSKKDDRRVKIKVKESDVSHANKPTQKERTNSKKKAARHKSLAESKKTDQVSPQVYLRTLMSSNMPGVDNQINVSQMISTGQSSFSDTEAIKSDSLKEHSETLQSSQWFNPWGKHSNFIVPFFNGTNVTCNSPTSFVDCLNSKVAISQEGTLCTNGMSPAFLQVPMAAARDGEHMQMKTLYNKDTSVPLECRKPVVLKFHEDSESSRHSTVVSSAMDSSQNITQTVMPIPTSGNSNLDSGPKCNIPFQNHKGKDISVPSGKREVISFPAYFVGQSNSALLQQVNAQARPIFGNNYPVSVPSVPVLRLMGQSVSVPGNSGIDQNNIPENKNNGTFSELLHASSQKHVPWFHPITCASTGASCENRMFKNPVPIQDSMCVKQQTQSSKTPIPPVPKFSHVCLVSNGHPGAASSSCTVPDKADVAMELPIANKQIPFQDASLFMMQQKNGLNCANGYNGNLQNFSTIPPPMSQTTESVKGPSPTKGPRSYRRPPTNVHLNRNHTAAADVYSQNRHHLQALSISGTNLKQRRAEESMKAKKSSLKKGNRESAFVSKRSCNIEICTLNQNPAEIIIDDGEIMDGLSYKHLPSPSKALLPSKGKRNSQVPNGEKKRRALKTKYLQEFIGYENGHTSDLANRNVGTALPKN